One genomic region from Cataglyphis hispanica isolate Lineage 1 chromosome 11, ULB_Chis1_1.0, whole genome shotgun sequence encodes:
- the LOC126852994 gene encoding sorting nexin-30-like, with protein sequence MMTSSETSEVENLGGEKGTEDSAILEVSSMAVGGIVKQESRDVDFLSNCSTSIEGSVIASPSIDSFSTLPDQEISDFQTDSRDLQVKVDNPQKHLETLETYITFRITTRTTRPEFEEGEYVVRRRYNDFIWLRQKLVDSYPTHIIPPMPGKHTLLAQLDRYSKEFIIARMKLLHIFLNRVVNHPILSCDKNFHIFLTTKPAEFLVYRKNRGNVLGKMTDSLQNIASTYTLKQRHLEFEQIRDYCTALSEKLSAIDKINHRIHKQRQDYLLELHQLHPIFTLWATSEPELAAILLAIAKAVETNAIAHQKLLENVPNDEREYVSYVEAVKNALSRRDSMQIEYEITVDVLAMKRLEKDQLVGNTNYTIPSPVQGWGGSLWKAESRDEKLEKLGQTIPRLAKQAEILQDRVECANENLRSDLQRWNIEKQQDLKNMLIAMADRHIKHYQQCMNAWEEILTGLKLNGIGSDVNVGPPVKIPV encoded by the exons ATGATGACCTCGTCGGAAACGTCGGAGGTGGAGAATCTGGGAGGCGAGAAAGGTACCGAGGACTCGGCGATCCTTGAAGTGAGCTCCATGGCGGTGGGCGGGATCGTCAAGCAGGAGAGCCGCGACGTCGATTTCTTGTCCAACTGCAGCACCTCCATCGAGGGGTCCGTG aTTGCATCTCCTTCTATCGACAGCTTCTCTACTCTGCCCGATCAGGAGATATCAGACTTTCAGACAGACTCGCGAGATCTGCAGGTGAAAGTAGACAATCCACAAAAACATCTGGAAACCTTGGAGACATATATTACATTCCGTATAACAACTAGA ACTACGCGTCCAGAATTTGAGGAAGGGGAATATGTAGTTCGCAGACGCTACAATGATTTTATATGGCTGCGTCAAAAATTAGTGGACAGTTATCCGACACATATTATACCA CCAATGCCAGGCAAGCATACCCTTCTCGCTCAACTGGATCGTTACTCCAAGGAGTTTATTATAGCACGCATGAAGCTTTTGCACATATTCCTGAACAGAGTGGTGAATCATCCTATTCTCAGTTGTGACAAGAATTTCCACATTTTTCTCACTACTAAACCTGCT GAGTTTCTCGTTTATCGTAAAAATCGTGGAAATGTGCTTGGAAAAATGACCGATTCTTTGCAAAACATAGCAAGCACGTATACATTAAAACAGCGTCATTTGGAGTTTGAGCAGATACGGGATTATTGTACGGCGTTGAGCGAAAAACTGTCAGCCATAGATAAAATCAATCATCGTATACACAAACAAAGGCAAG ATTACTTATTGGAGCTTCATCAGTTACATCCCATATTCACATTGTGGGCAACCTCGGAACCAGAACTCGCGGCTATTCTTTTAGCGATCGCTAAGGCAGTAGAAACGAACGCGATAGCTCATCAGAAACTCCTGGAAAATGTTCCAAACGACGAACGCGAATACGTCTCGTACGTAGAAGCGGTCAAGAACGCATTGTCACGACGTGATTCGATGCAAATTGAATATGAAATAACCGTTGATGTATTAGCGATGAAGAGATTAGAAAAGGATCag TTGGTAGGAAATACAAACTACACAATACCTTCCCCTGTCCAAGGCTGGGGTGGATCTTTATGGAAAGCAGAATCTCGTGATGAAAAATTGGAGAAACTCGGCCAAACCATTCCGCGATTAGCTAAGCAAGCGGAGATACTGCAGGATCGCGTGGAATGTGCAAACGAGAATCTGCGAAGCGATTTGCAGAGATGGAACATAGAGAAACAACAGGATCTAAAGAATATGTTAATCGCGATGGCGGATCGACATATCAAACATTATCAACAGTGCATGAACGCGTGGGAAGAAATTCTCACCGGTCTTAAATTGAATGGGATTGGATCTGATGTTAACGTAGGTCCGCCTGTTAAGATACCTGTTTAA
- the LOC126852978 gene encoding uncharacterized protein LOC126852978 isoform X2, translating into MADTSSSDTTSDCCNECLSDITSEKSEFVVVGRKPCPSHRRSKKNFLQKLLIREIRGCLSAHNYATEERLFTSVPKWRHLSLLHIIPKSALEAGHIVMGLTQCGQFLLTYTYTVEVNSNTSMFKYLLHWWAFTPNHVARKVAEVTLFDNCSIYRELSIVISQWPMERNKLVIHGLCTGFLQLQSTDKAYLTITTVPSLENCKDCLKVAASYEEEGEELAANWDCCVRCNCLQHGLTVHTTYEVISPYPRFRAKVCLNYWNHVVVNTGNFLHVLRVDLNIPKSKNQRTCDKPSTSDSIVPDTIPLDMSDVEEPDYSTRAERDESSDEKMDTPECPLDRSPKCESSLEHDFLDEAIKLEARLGRDLPLNTSSSNQSDCVCDINNSKSTAADALDVKLCECSDMTEQCKCRNNNSSSSPVSQRPPADGIEQTTISVRDKILQDFCEDTSQELNIGSDLITLVKHPSCSPRSTPQRLPADFRMMTTTAWSLPILTPPSDILRTRNSESSHRTQIQRTNNSGQQSSSNSSQSTSASDNSVASINSPLQSVSIGSPSSSYSSRLMSPPIATRSFRHPSPRKRSNLHSPPPVVNPSQSTRTTRATHKLILEAEKAYEFTDEAQETTCEKLSSFRKRRLADKKYEFCDETEDAENIVPFRHIRDQFKHRGACSIHLISSAPAMSPAVLPNGRRHWLDSDQGESDELNLAQDIANDLSNPESAEKNVLRPLNQNQLSNGSVRDRDRVGKCCPNFSPLVPKNDLQYPLIKCTARFKRSYIELDDEMISVITDVEDEETGGYVSYQCVLPMLVHGSGYVQMQMISNSKAEKLIVPCVSITQLSFDIETFSHHIADWICTRFKKKYWHCSDYDIEMIDVCALTGDIICLHIMKIQASELCSQTQWTNDRKQYEVGCKFTWNIETSQYRITDVLPMEEVKPASWKPTVTEFSYVPTFRNQLWNPTRRLAMQLREKIQQPYAHTVRFLHNEMSLAGESITKLIDLDNLVQFHLTPPNDALTE; encoded by the exons atggcgGACACGTCGTCTTCCGACACTACCTCAGACTGTTGCAATGAGTGTCTTTCTGATATTACGTCGGAAAAATCCGAGTTTGTCGTCGTGGGACGCAAGCCGTGTCCGTCGCATCGACGcagcaagaaaaattttctgcaGAAGCTGCTGATAAGGGAG ATAAGGGGATGTCTATCGGCGCACAATTATGCGACGGAGGAAAGACTGTTTACAAGTGTACCTAAGTGGCGACATTTGTCTCTCTTACATATAATTCCAAAATCAGCACTTGAAGCAgg GCACATTGTTATGGGATTGACTCAGTGCGGTCAATTTCTgctcacatatacatacacagtGGAGGTCAACAGTAATACATCCATGTTTAAGTATCTATTACACTGGTGGGCCTTTACACCGAACCATGTCGCTCGCAAAGTTGCCGAAGTTACGTTGTTTGACAATTGTTCAATTTATAGGGAGTTAAGCATAGTTATATCGCAATGGCCGATGGAGCGGAATAAACTTGTAATACACGGCCTCTG TACAGGTTTCTTACAATTACAATCGACTGATAAAGCATATTTAACTATAACGACGGTACCTTCTCTAGAGAACTGCAAAGATTGTCTGAAGGTCGCTGCGTCATATGAGGAAGAAGGTGAAG AATTAGCTGCGAATTGGGATTGCTGCGTGAGATGTAACTGCTTGCAACACGGTCTTACGGTTCACACAACATACGAAGTCATTTCACCGTACCCGAGATTTCGTGCTAAAGTGTGTTTGAATTACTGGAATCACGTGGTCGTCAACACGGGAAACTTCCTGCACGTTCTCAGAGTAGACTTGAATATACCCAAGTCGAAGAATCAGAGGACATGCGATAAACCGAGTACCTCCGATTCTATAGTTCCCGATACAATTCCGCTGGATATGAGCGACGTCGAAGAGCCGGATTATTCGACGAGAGCAGAGCGAGACGAAAGCTCCGACGAGAAGATGGACACACCGGAGTGTCCGCTCGATCGATCACCGAAATGCGAATCCAGCCTGGAGCACGACTTTCTAGACGAGGCAATTAAGTTAGAAGCGAGATTGGGACGCGATTTACCGTTAAATACCTCAAGCAGTAATCAAAGCGACTGTGtctgtgatataaataatagtaagtCTACCGCTGCCGATGCTTTAGATGTTAAGTTATGCGAATGTTCGGATATGACCGAGCAATGCAAGTGccgaaataataatagcagCAGCAGCCCGGTCTCACAACGGCCGCCAGCCGATGGCATCGAACAGACGACTATCTCAGTCCGGGACAAGATCCTGCAAGATTTTTGCGAAGACACGTCGCAGGAACTCAATATCGGCAGCGATCTGATCACCCTGGTGAAACATCCGTCGTGCTCGCCACGCTCGACACCGCAGAGGCTGCCCGCTGATTTCAggatgatgacgacgacggcATGGTCGTTGCCGATACTCACCCCGCCTTCGGACATTCTGCGCACTCGCAATTCGGAATCTAGTCATAGAACCCAGATCCAACGGACTAATAACAGCGGCCAACAATCCAGTTCTAATTCGTCGCAATCCACAAGTGCTTCGGACAATTCCGTGGCTTCCATAAACTCGCCGTTGCAATCTGTTTCGATCGGTAGCCCATCGTCCTCGTATTCGTCTCGCTTAATGTCGCCGCCCATCGCCACTAGATCCTTTCGTCATCCGAGCCCGCGCAAGAGATCGAATCTGCACTCGCCACCGCCGGTCGTGAATCCAAGCCAGTCGACGAGAACGACGAGAGCGACGCACAAGCTCATCCTCGAAGCGGAAAAGGCGTACGAGTTTACCGATGAGGCGCAAGAGACAACCTGCGAGAAACTCAGCTCGTTTAGGAAACGCCGACTTGCCGACAAGAAATATGAGTTTTGCGATGAGACAGAGGACGCAGAGAATATAGTTCCTTTCAGGCACATACGCGATCAATTCAAGCATCGTGGAGCCTGTTCCATACATCTGATATCTTCCGCGCCGGCAATGTCGCCGGCGGTGCTGCCGAATGGCCGAAGGCATTGGCTCGATTCGGATCAGGGCGAATCGGACGAATTGAATCTTGCTCAGGATATAGCCAATGACTTGTCGAATCCCGAATCAG CTGAGAAAAATGTACTTCGACCGTTGAATCAGAACCAACTGTCCAACGGAAGCGTGCGTGATAGGGATCGCGTCGGCAAGTGTTGCCCGAATTTCTCACCTTTGGTTCCCAAGAATGACTTGCAGTATCCTTTGATAAAGTGCACCGCGCGCTTCAAACGGAGCTACATAGAGCTCGACGATGAAATGATATCAGTCATTACGGATGTGGAAG ATGAAGAGACAGGAGGGTACGTAAGTTACCAATGCGTACTTCCGATGCTTGTACACGGTTCCGGATATGTTCAAATGCAGATGATAAGCAATAGCAAAGCAGAAAAACTG ATAGTGCCGTGTGTCTCTATAACTCAATTGAGTTTCGATATTGAGACTTTCTCTCATCATATAGCGGACTGGATTTGCACGAGATTCAAGAAAAAGTATTGGCATTGTAGTGATTATGATATCGAAATGATCGATGTGTGTGCGCTTACTGGCGACATTATATGTTTGCACATAATGAAGATACAGGCAAGTGAGTTATGCAGCCAAACACAATG GACAaatgat AGAAAGCAATACGAAGTTGGATGTAAGTTCACGTGGAATATTGAGACGAGCCAGTACAGAATAACGGATGTATTACCAATGGAAGAGGTAAAGCCAGCATCCTGGAAGCCGACCGTTACTGAATTTTCGTATGTACCGACTTTTCGTAACCAGTTGTGGAATCCGACGCGTCGTTTGGCTATGCAGTTACGTGAAAAGATTCAACAACCGTACGCACATACCGTACGTTTTCTGCACAACGAGATGAGTTTAGCGG gCGAATCTATTACCAAGCTCATCGATCTGGACAATCTGGTGCAATTTCATTTAACGCCACCGAACGACGCTTTAACAGAGTGA
- the LOC126852978 gene encoding uncharacterized protein LOC126852978 isoform X1, with translation MADTSSSDTTSDCCNECLSDITSEKSEFVVVGRKPCPSHRRSKKNFLQKLLIREIRGCLSAHNYATEERLFTSVPKWRHLSLLHIIPKSALEAGHIVMGLTQCGQFLLTYTYTVEVNSNTSMFKYLLHWWAFTPNHVARKVAEVTLFDNCSIYRELSIVISQWPMERNKLVIHGLCTGFLQLQSTDKAYLTITTVPSLENCKDCLKVAASYEEEGEELAANWDCCVRCNCLQHGLTVHTTYEVISPYPRFRAKVCLNYWNHVVVNTGNFLHVLRVDLNIPKSKNQRTCDKPSTSDSIVPDTIPLDMSDVEEPDYSTRAERDESSDEKMDTPECPLDRSPKCESSLEHDFLDEAIKLEARLGRDLPLNTSSSNQSDCVCDINNSKSTAADALDVKLCECSDMTEQCKCRNNNSSSSPVSQRPPADGIEQTTISVRDKILQDFCEDTSQELNIGSDLITLVKHPSCSPRSTPQRLPADFRMMTTTAWSLPILTPPSDILRTRNSESSHRTQIQRTNNSGQQSSSNSSQSTSASDNSVASINSPLQSVSIGSPSSSYSSRLMSPPIATRSFRHPSPRKRSNLHSPPPVVNPSQSTRTTRATHKLILEAEKAYEFTDEAQETTCEKLSSFRKRRLADKKYEFCDETEDAENIVPFRHIRDQFKHRGACSIHLISSAPAMSPAVLPNGRRHWLDSDQGESDELNLAQDIANDLSNPESAEKNVLRPLNQNQLSNGSVRDRDRVGKCCPNFSPLVPKNDLQYPLIKCTARFKRSYIELDDEMISVITDVEDEETGGYVSYQCVLPMLVHGSGYVQMQMISNSKAEKLIVPCVSITQLSFDIETFSHHIADWICTRFKKKYWHCSDYDIEMIDVCALTGDIICLHIMKIQASELCSQTQCTQEKAIRSWM, from the exons atggcgGACACGTCGTCTTCCGACACTACCTCAGACTGTTGCAATGAGTGTCTTTCTGATATTACGTCGGAAAAATCCGAGTTTGTCGTCGTGGGACGCAAGCCGTGTCCGTCGCATCGACGcagcaagaaaaattttctgcaGAAGCTGCTGATAAGGGAG ATAAGGGGATGTCTATCGGCGCACAATTATGCGACGGAGGAAAGACTGTTTACAAGTGTACCTAAGTGGCGACATTTGTCTCTCTTACATATAATTCCAAAATCAGCACTTGAAGCAgg GCACATTGTTATGGGATTGACTCAGTGCGGTCAATTTCTgctcacatatacatacacagtGGAGGTCAACAGTAATACATCCATGTTTAAGTATCTATTACACTGGTGGGCCTTTACACCGAACCATGTCGCTCGCAAAGTTGCCGAAGTTACGTTGTTTGACAATTGTTCAATTTATAGGGAGTTAAGCATAGTTATATCGCAATGGCCGATGGAGCGGAATAAACTTGTAATACACGGCCTCTG TACAGGTTTCTTACAATTACAATCGACTGATAAAGCATATTTAACTATAACGACGGTACCTTCTCTAGAGAACTGCAAAGATTGTCTGAAGGTCGCTGCGTCATATGAGGAAGAAGGTGAAG AATTAGCTGCGAATTGGGATTGCTGCGTGAGATGTAACTGCTTGCAACACGGTCTTACGGTTCACACAACATACGAAGTCATTTCACCGTACCCGAGATTTCGTGCTAAAGTGTGTTTGAATTACTGGAATCACGTGGTCGTCAACACGGGAAACTTCCTGCACGTTCTCAGAGTAGACTTGAATATACCCAAGTCGAAGAATCAGAGGACATGCGATAAACCGAGTACCTCCGATTCTATAGTTCCCGATACAATTCCGCTGGATATGAGCGACGTCGAAGAGCCGGATTATTCGACGAGAGCAGAGCGAGACGAAAGCTCCGACGAGAAGATGGACACACCGGAGTGTCCGCTCGATCGATCACCGAAATGCGAATCCAGCCTGGAGCACGACTTTCTAGACGAGGCAATTAAGTTAGAAGCGAGATTGGGACGCGATTTACCGTTAAATACCTCAAGCAGTAATCAAAGCGACTGTGtctgtgatataaataatagtaagtCTACCGCTGCCGATGCTTTAGATGTTAAGTTATGCGAATGTTCGGATATGACCGAGCAATGCAAGTGccgaaataataatagcagCAGCAGCCCGGTCTCACAACGGCCGCCAGCCGATGGCATCGAACAGACGACTATCTCAGTCCGGGACAAGATCCTGCAAGATTTTTGCGAAGACACGTCGCAGGAACTCAATATCGGCAGCGATCTGATCACCCTGGTGAAACATCCGTCGTGCTCGCCACGCTCGACACCGCAGAGGCTGCCCGCTGATTTCAggatgatgacgacgacggcATGGTCGTTGCCGATACTCACCCCGCCTTCGGACATTCTGCGCACTCGCAATTCGGAATCTAGTCATAGAACCCAGATCCAACGGACTAATAACAGCGGCCAACAATCCAGTTCTAATTCGTCGCAATCCACAAGTGCTTCGGACAATTCCGTGGCTTCCATAAACTCGCCGTTGCAATCTGTTTCGATCGGTAGCCCATCGTCCTCGTATTCGTCTCGCTTAATGTCGCCGCCCATCGCCACTAGATCCTTTCGTCATCCGAGCCCGCGCAAGAGATCGAATCTGCACTCGCCACCGCCGGTCGTGAATCCAAGCCAGTCGACGAGAACGACGAGAGCGACGCACAAGCTCATCCTCGAAGCGGAAAAGGCGTACGAGTTTACCGATGAGGCGCAAGAGACAACCTGCGAGAAACTCAGCTCGTTTAGGAAACGCCGACTTGCCGACAAGAAATATGAGTTTTGCGATGAGACAGAGGACGCAGAGAATATAGTTCCTTTCAGGCACATACGCGATCAATTCAAGCATCGTGGAGCCTGTTCCATACATCTGATATCTTCCGCGCCGGCAATGTCGCCGGCGGTGCTGCCGAATGGCCGAAGGCATTGGCTCGATTCGGATCAGGGCGAATCGGACGAATTGAATCTTGCTCAGGATATAGCCAATGACTTGTCGAATCCCGAATCAG CTGAGAAAAATGTACTTCGACCGTTGAATCAGAACCAACTGTCCAACGGAAGCGTGCGTGATAGGGATCGCGTCGGCAAGTGTTGCCCGAATTTCTCACCTTTGGTTCCCAAGAATGACTTGCAGTATCCTTTGATAAAGTGCACCGCGCGCTTCAAACGGAGCTACATAGAGCTCGACGATGAAATGATATCAGTCATTACGGATGTGGAAG ATGAAGAGACAGGAGGGTACGTAAGTTACCAATGCGTACTTCCGATGCTTGTACACGGTTCCGGATATGTTCAAATGCAGATGATAAGCAATAGCAAAGCAGAAAAACTG ATAGTGCCGTGTGTCTCTATAACTCAATTGAGTTTCGATATTGAGACTTTCTCTCATCATATAGCGGACTGGATTTGCACGAGATTCAAGAAAAAGTATTGGCATTGTAGTGATTATGATATCGAAATGATCGATGTGTGTGCGCTTACTGGCGACATTATATGTTTGCACATAATGAAGATACAGGCAAGTGAGTTATGCAGCCAAACACAATG TACGCAAGAGAAAGCAATACGAAGTTGGATGTAA